One window of the Thermodesulfobacteriota bacterium genome contains the following:
- a CDS encoding enoyl-CoA hydratase/isomerase family protein, with protein MKLIRSAAEEGVLTLSLNRAEKKNAVNGELLVELESHLDRAAADASLRAVIVRGEGGCFCAGADLRELTNFSPEAMRAFHDLRERVLAKLEELPCPTFAAIEGFALGTGLELALSTDFRVAAEGAALGVPSSLLGIVESHHYLARLVRSAGLSRARFLVLTGQRIGAAEACAWGLVEKVFPDGELPGRVAQLAQAIAGHAPASVRLSKRILGECDRDPYLREVADPGGAMAGAAGGAEMREGTAAFVEKRRARFPAPD; from the coding sequence ATGAAACTGATTCGGTCGGCAGCGGAAGAAGGGGTCTTGACCCTGTCCCTGAACAGGGCCGAGAAGAAGAACGCCGTGAACGGGGAGCTCCTGGTCGAGCTCGAAAGCCACCTGGACCGCGCCGCAGCCGACGCGTCCCTGCGGGCTGTCATCGTTCGGGGGGAGGGCGGCTGTTTCTGCGCCGGGGCAGACCTTCGGGAACTCACAAACTTCTCTCCCGAGGCCATGCGGGCCTTCCACGACCTGAGGGAGAGGGTGTTGGCCAAGCTGGAAGAACTGCCGTGCCCGACGTTCGCGGCCATCGAGGGGTTCGCCCTGGGCACCGGCCTGGAGCTCGCCTTGAGCACGGACTTCCGGGTGGCGGCCGAGGGTGCCGCCCTGGGTGTGCCCTCCTCCCTGCTGGGCATCGTGGAGAGCCACCACTACCTGGCCCGGCTGGTCCGGTCCGCCGGTCTCTCCCGCGCCCGGTTCCTGGTGCTCACGGGCCAGAGGATCGGGGCCGCCGAGGCGTGCGCCTGGGGGCTCGTGGAGAAGGTCTTCCCCGACGGGGAGCTCCCCGGCCGGGTCGCGCAACTGGCCCAGGCGATCGCCGGCCATGCCCCCGCATCGGTGAGGCTCTCGAAGCGGATCCTGGGGGAGTGCGACCGGGACCCCTATCTCCGGGAGGTGGCCGACCCGGGCGGGGCCATGGCGGGAGCGGCCGGAGGCGCCGAGATGCGGGAGGGCACGGCGGCCTTCGTGGAGAAGCGCCGGGCGCGGTTTCCCGCCCCTGACTGA
- a CDS encoding enoyl-CoA hydratase-related protein — protein sequence MATEKVLISLRDSICTITLNRPQNFNALDLETAQGLSEALAQCTGADVRVVVLRGSGKAFCAGGDLAHLTAGGDLSAALGTVIAALNRVVLQIRNLPKPVVAAVNGVTAGGGMGLALACDLRIVSDKAKFRQAYTAAGLVPDTGWSVFAPLMVGLSKASELALLDPVLEAGEAQRLGIANLVVGAEAFDEEVEKTARRLASGPTLAFAEAKALMNGVVMPKLEALLENERLGMIRAGKTRDANEGVDAFLNKRTPVYTGS from the coding sequence ATGGCAACGGAAAAGGTGCTGATCTCCCTGCGGGATTCCATCTGCACGATCACCTTGAACCGGCCCCAGAATTTCAACGCCTTGGACCTGGAAACCGCCCAGGGCCTCTCGGAGGCCTTGGCCCAGTGCACCGGCGCGGATGTGCGCGTGGTCGTGCTCCGGGGCAGCGGAAAGGCGTTCTGCGCGGGTGGGGACCTGGCCCACCTGACGGCCGGCGGGGACTTGAGCGCCGCCCTCGGCACCGTCATCGCGGCCCTGAACCGGGTCGTCCTTCAAATTCGCAATCTGCCCAAACCCGTGGTGGCAGCCGTCAACGGTGTGACCGCCGGAGGAGGAATGGGGCTCGCCCTGGCGTGCGACCTGCGGATCGTCTCCGACAAGGCCAAGTTTCGGCAGGCCTACACGGCCGCCGGCCTGGTGCCCGACACCGGCTGGAGCGTCTTCGCCCCACTGATGGTGGGCCTCTCCAAGGCCAGCGAGCTCGCGCTCCTGGATCCGGTTCTCGAAGCCGGCGAGGCCCAGCGGTTGGGGATCGCCAATCTGGTCGTGGGGGCAGAGGCGTTCGACGAAGAGGTGGAGAAGACGGCCCGGCGGCTGGCGTCCGGCCCGACGCTGGCGTTCGCAGAGGCGAAAGCCCTGATGAACGGGGTGGTGATGCCCAAGCTCGAGGCACTGCTCGAGAACGAGCGCCTGGGCATGATCCGCGCCGGCAAGACCCGCGACGCCAACGAGGGCGTCGACGCCTTCCTGAACAAGCGGACCCCGGTCTACACGGGTTCTTGA